In Oryza sativa Japonica Group chromosome 11, ASM3414082v1, the following are encoded in one genomic region:
- the LOC4350917 gene encoding probable GPI-anchored adhesin-like protein PGA55 isoform X2: MYAVGKFGSFISRSVYTVSGPFHPFGGAVDVVVVQQQDGGGFKSSPWYVRFGKFQGVLKTREKVVTIAVNGVEAGFHMYLDSNGEAYFLRNGEPNLEEGEFAVSPVSSGDERDEAAPPPPLPVQDTQLRKSKSISCDSSTMEANAGDGKILARTSSRRVTILERMFGRKSIKDGPDGVDRVSSLERAEIAAELLDTNWSTNPPRGAKARRSLDEPSKSNLEDPVNGNQVETSKVVSPSCSIDQEKDMGSSNRGSVDSNFFSPQGGTDSLGDENNHYIQTTSVKEEVVEIYTRDSSVSIDGTDQAGIESSSNDPGTDKITSEPIDTQSEKIISEPIETQSEKIISEPIDTQSEKIISEPIETQSEKIISEPIDAQSEKIISEPIEAQSEKIISEPIDTQTEKIISDPIEAQSEKIISEPIDAQTEKIISEPIEAQSEKIISEPIDTQTEKIISDPIDTQSEKIISEPIDTQTEEIISDPIDTQSEMLDNFQDDTGREMHTREVLSHVIFETHAGETNITIGLSSEMHDISSITSAQDACQEKVVIVSSYETVETSYNVPDILVDKVCHAVGNPLDDSLQPKEQSGVSIEEIEHVSFEDKPLSYYGASSNIEDMTKLGIQDQQVPVFEDSGSQNSQEFVPDKDICVDTVVNDRSAHIVNDLACNHDFVFPAASSSVEEISNYVPDNHLHDVTKDFIVENKTCNGELNISLVQTSTTGDETTECISPSANIPNKVELQGSQIISDLSSLRKVEAESTTLEDTESRSSSASGVEIKLVPEAIYEPREEAEAVVSFSEFVEEIQFQFSDSESFADRKTTDDAASTKEAGAVEHDESDCDTEQQGGNNTGLGNNLENCSDSSRPETIPVPIPGSEFHSDDNNLEAKSLPNLRSHIHDLERSDSFQLSRSLQSNGENNGVEPVKSTTSDLPIQEPEDTGDSKENFVPPEPTNSAIADNLKIDPFNPCVELSLCRHLLSEGMGEDAACKAFDAEKVTLEKFRAMKQSLIRNNKLVVRIAGRYFPWDAAAPVILGMVSFQEEQSFEPQGMIKVERVEPNAAPGGWRIWPFSFKRTRSVNTVQPVSESTEEASSSAPVKEVERENNKPRAKRMERKVRSLTPTSEELASLDLREGRNVVTFTFSTGMLGKQQVDAHIYLWKWNARIVISDVDGTITKSDVLGQFMPLVGVDWSQNGVAHLFSAIKENGYQLLFLSARAISQAHLTRQFLFNLKQDGKALPDGPVVISPDGLFPSLYREVIRRAPHEFKISCLGAIKALFPPDSNPFYAGFGNRDTDELSYLKVGIPMGKIFIINPKGEVAVNRRVDTKSYTSLHALVNGMFPPISTSSEQEDYNTWNYWKMPLPAVDI, translated from the exons atgtaCGCGGTGGGGAAGTTCGGGAGCTTCATCTCGCGGAGCGTGTACACCGTCTCCGGCCCGTTCCACCCgttcggcggcgcggtggatgtAGTGGTGGTGCAGCAGCAGGACGGCGGCGGGTTCAAGAGCTCGCCGTGGTACGTCCGGTTCGGCAAGTTCCAGGGGGTGCTCAAGACGCGGGAGAAGGTGGTCACCATCGCCGTCAATGGCGTCGAGGCCGGGTTCCACATGTACCTCGACAGCAACGGGGAGGCCTACTTCCTCCGCAACGGGGAGCCCAACCTCGAGGAAGGGGAGTTCGCCGTGTCCCCCGTGTCGTCCGGGGACGAGCGggacgaggcggcgccgccgccaccgctgccggtGCAGGACACGCAGCTCAGGAAGTCGAAGAGCATATCGTGCGATAGCTCCACCATGGAGGCCAATGCCGGGGACGGCAAGATCCTCGCGAGGACGAGCTCGAGGCGGGTTACCATACTCGAGCGGATGTTTGGTCGGAAATCGATCAAGGACGGTCCGGATGGGGTGGATAGGGTGAGCTCGTTAGAGCGTGCCGAGATTGCTGCTGAGCTCCTTGATACCAATTGGTCGACGAATCCGCCACGTGGTGCAAAAGCTCGTAGATCTCTCGATGAGCCTTCCAAGAGTAATTTAGAAGATCCTGTAAATGGTAATCAGGTGGAAACCTCAAAAGTGGTATCGCCGTCATGTAGCATTGATCAGGAGAAAGACATGGGCTCCTCTAATAGAGGCAGTGTGGATAGCAATTTTTTTAGTCCGCAGGGAGGAACAGATAGTTTGGGAGATGAAAACAACCATTATATACAAACAACTAGTGTCAAGGAGGAAGTTGTTGAGATTTACACGCGTGATAGCAGTGTTTCGATTGATGGTACAGACCAGGCAGGAATAGAGTCTTCATCAAATGATCCAGGTACAGATAAAATTACCAGTGAGCCCATTGATACTCAAAGTGAGAAAATTATCAGTGAGCCCATTGAAACGCAAAGTGAGAAAATTATCAGTGAGCCCATTGATACTCAAAGTGAGAAAATTATCAGTGAGCCCATTGAAACGCAAAGTGAGAAAATTATCAGTGAGCCCATTGATGCTCAAAGTGAGAAAATTATCAGTGAGCCCATTGAAGCGCAAAGTGAGAAAATTATCAGTGAGCCCATTGATACTCAAACCGAGAAAATTATCAGTGACCCCATTGAAGCGCAAAGTGAGAAAATTATCAGTGAGCCCATTGATGCTCAAACCGAGAAAATTATCAGTGAGCCCATTGAAGCGCAAAGTGAGAAAATTATCAGTGAGCCCATTGATACTCAAACCGAGAAAATTATCAGTGACCCCATTGATACTCAAAGTGAGAAAATTATCAGTGAGCCCATTGATACTCAAACCGAGGAAATTATCAGTGACCCCATTGATACTCAAAGTGAGATGTTGGATAATTTTCAAGATGACACTGGAAGGGAAATGCACACCAGGGAGGTCCTTTCCCATGTTATTTTTGAAACCCATGCTGGTGAGACAAACATTACCATTG GTTTGTCAAGTGAAATGCATGACATCTCTTCAATTACTTCTGCTCAAGATGCATGCCAAGAGAAAGTGGTCATTGTCAGCAGCTATGAGACTGTGGAGACCTCATATAATGTGCCTGATATTTTGGTTGACAAAGTTTGTCATGCTGTTGGTAACCCACTGGATGATTCTTTACAGCCCAAAGAGCAGTCGGGAGTCTCCATTGAGGAAATAGAACATGTAAGTTTTGAGGACAAACCACTGTCATATTATGGTGCTTCCAGCAATATTGAAGACATGACTAAGCTGGGTATTCAAGACCAACAGGTGCCAGTCTTTGAGGATTCCGGTTCCCAAAACTCCCAAGAATTTGTTCCAGACAAGGATATTTGTGTGGATACTGTTGTTAATGATCGTAGTGCCCATATAGTAAATGATTTAGCTTGCAATCATGATTTTGTTTTTCCTGCTGCTTCTTCCAGTGTTGAAGAGATATCAAATTATGTGCCTGATAATCATCTTCATGATGTAACAAAGGACTTCATTGTGgaaaataaaacatgcaatGGAGAGCTTAACATTTCCCTTGTCCAAACGTCAACAACGGGAGATGAGACCACAGAATGCATTTCTCCATCAGCTAATATTCCTAATAAAGTAGAACTGCAAGGTTCACAGATTATTTCTGATCTTTCTAGTTTGAGAAAGGTTGAAGCAGAAAGCACCACACTAGAAGATACTGAAAGCAGATCTAGTTCTGCTAGTGGAGTCGAAATTAAGCTTGTGCCTGAGGCTATATACGAGCCAAGGGAAGAAGCAGAAGCAGTTGTTTCATTCTCAGAGTTCGTAGAAGAAATTCAATTTCAGTTTAGTGACAGTGAAAGCTTTGCTGATCGAAAGACCACAGATGATGCTGCATCTACTAAAGAGGCAGGTGCAGTAGAACATGATGAATCTGATTGTGACACAGAACAACAGGGAGGGAATAATACAGGTCTTGGAAATAACCTGGAAAACTGTTCTGATTCATCAAGGCCTGAGACTATCCCTGTTCCTATTCCAGGAAGTGAGTTTCACTCAGATGACAATAATCTGGAGGCTAAATCTCTACCAAATCTCCGCTCTCACATACATGATCTTGAAAGGTCTGACAGTTTTCAGCTAAGCCGCTCACTACAGTCGAACGGTGAAAATAATGGGGTTGAGCCAGTCAAGAGTACAACTTCTGACTTGCCAATTCAGGAACCAGAAGATACTGGTGattcaaaagaaaattttgtCCCACCGGAGCCTACTAACAGCGCAATAGCTGATAACCTGAAAATAGATCCATTCAATCCTTGTGTGG AATTATCCCTATGCAGGCACCTGTTATCAGAAGGCATGGGAGAAGATGCTGCATGCAAAGCATTCGATGCAGAGAAGGTAACCTTAGAGAAGTTTCGTGCCATGAAGCAGTCGCTGATAAGAAACAACAAGCTTGTTGTTAGGATTGCTGGTCGATACTTTCCGTGGGATGCAGCTGCACCTGTCATACTGGGCATGGTTTCTTTTCAGGAGGAACAATCCTTTGAACCCCAAGGTATGATAAAGGTAGAGCGAGTTGAGCCAAATGCAGCACCAGGTGGCTGGAGAATATGGCCATTTTCTTTCAAAAGGACAAGGTCTGTTAACACTGTCCAGCCAGTTTCTGAAAGCACTGAGGAGGCTTCCTCTTCCGCTCCTGTTAAAGAAGTGGAGAGAGAAAACAACAAACCCAGGGCAAAGAGGATGGAGAGAAAAGTGCGTTCGCTCACTCCAACATCTGAGGAGCTAGCATCTCTTGATCTCAGAGAGGGCAGGAACGTGGTAACATTTACCTTCTCAACTGGAATGCTTGGAAAACAGCAG GTAGATGCTCACATATATTTATGGAAATGGAATGCACGCATTGTCATTTCAGATGTTGATGGAACTATCACCAA gtCTGATGTTCTTGGCCAGTTCATGCCGCTGGTTGGTGTTGATTGGTCTCAAAATGGTGTTGCACATTTATTTTCTGCAATAAAG GAAAATGGATATCAGTTGCTTTTCTTGAGTGCGCGTGCTATTTCACAAGCTCACCTGACAAGGCAGTTTCTTTTCAACCTTAAGCAG GATGGAAAAGCTCTTCCTGATGGCCCTGTTGTGATATCTCCTGATGGGCTATTTCCATCACTTTACAGAGAAG TTATCAGACGAGCTCCTCACGAATTCAAGATCTCATGCCTAGGG GCTATCAAAGCACTATTTCCTCCTGACTCAAATCCATTCTATGCTGGATTTGGAAATAGAGATACAGATGAGCTTAGTTACCTCAAGGTTGGGATTCCTATGGGCaaaatttttattataaatccCAAG GGTGAAGTTGCGGTGAATCGTCGAGTAGATACAAAATCATACACATCCCTCCATGCTCTTGTCAATGGGATGTTCCCTCCGATATCAACGTCATCTGAGCAG GAGGACTACAATACTTGGAATTACTGGAAAATGCCGTTACCTGCTGTTGATATTTGA
- the LOC4350917 gene encoding uncharacterized protein isoform X4: MYAVGKFGSFISRSVYTVSGPFHPFGGAVDVVVVQQQDGGGFKSSPWYVRFGKFQGVLKTREKVVTIAVNGVEAGFHMYLDSNGEAYFLRNGEPNLEEGEFAVSPVSSGDERDEAAPPPPLPVQDTQLRKSKSISCDSSTMEANAGDGKILARTSSRRVTILERMFGRKSIKDGPDGVDRVSSLERAEIAAELLDTNWSTNPPRGAKARRSLDEPSKSNLEDPVNGNQVETSKVVSPSCSIDQEKDMGSSNRGSVDSNFFSPQGGTDSLGDENNHYIQTTSVKEEVVEIYTRDSSVSIDGTDQAGIESSSNDPGTDKITSEPIDTQSEKIISEPIETQSEKIISEPIDTQSEKIISEPIETQSEKIISEPIDAQSEKIISEPIEAQSEKIISEPIDTQTEKIISDPIEAQSEKIISEPIDAQTEKIISEPIEAQSEKIISEPIDTQTEKIISDPIDTQSEKIISEPIDTQTEEIISDPIDTQSEMLDNFQDDTGREMHTREVLSHVIFETHAGETNITIGKSEEISQFVTVKTCQDCSDANSPVYETAGLSSEMHDISSITSAQDACQEKVVIVSSYETVETSYNVPDILVDKVCHAVGNPLDDSLQPKEQSGVSIEEIEHVSFEDKPLSYYGASSNIEDMTKLGIQDQQVPVFEDSGSQNSQEFVPDKDICVDTVVNDRSAHIVNDLACNHDFVFPAASSSVEEISNYVPDNHLHDVTKDFIVENKTCNGELNISLVQTSTTGDETTECISPSANIPNKVELQGSQIISDLSSLRKVEAESTTLEDTESRSSSASGVEIKLVPEAIYEPREEAEAVVSFSEFVEEIQFQFSDSESFADRKTTDDAASTKEAGAVEHDESDCDTEQQGGNNTGLGNNLENCSDSSRPETIPVPIPGSEFHSDDNNLEAKSLPNLRSHIHDLERSDSFQLSRSLQSNGENNGVEPVKSTTSDLPIQEPEDTGDSKENFVPPEPTNSAIADNLKIDPFNPCVELSLCRHLLSEGMGEDAACKAFDAEKEEQSFEPQGMIKVERVEPNAAPGGWRIWPFSFKRTRSVNTVQPVSESTEEASSSAPVKEVERENNKPRAKRMERKVRSLTPTSEELASLDLREGRNVVTFTFSTGMLGKQQVDAHIYLWKWNARIVISDVDGTITKSDVLGQFMPLVGVDWSQNGVAHLFSAIKENGYQLLFLSARAISQAHLTRQFLFNLKQDGKALPDGPVVISPDGLFPSLYREVIRRAPHEFKISCLGAIKALFPPDSNPFYAGFGNRDTDELSYLKVGIPMGKIFIINPKGEVAVNRRVDTKSYTSLHALVNGMFPPISTSSEQEDYNTWNYWKMPLPAVDI; this comes from the exons atgtaCGCGGTGGGGAAGTTCGGGAGCTTCATCTCGCGGAGCGTGTACACCGTCTCCGGCCCGTTCCACCCgttcggcggcgcggtggatgtAGTGGTGGTGCAGCAGCAGGACGGCGGCGGGTTCAAGAGCTCGCCGTGGTACGTCCGGTTCGGCAAGTTCCAGGGGGTGCTCAAGACGCGGGAGAAGGTGGTCACCATCGCCGTCAATGGCGTCGAGGCCGGGTTCCACATGTACCTCGACAGCAACGGGGAGGCCTACTTCCTCCGCAACGGGGAGCCCAACCTCGAGGAAGGGGAGTTCGCCGTGTCCCCCGTGTCGTCCGGGGACGAGCGggacgaggcggcgccgccgccaccgctgccggtGCAGGACACGCAGCTCAGGAAGTCGAAGAGCATATCGTGCGATAGCTCCACCATGGAGGCCAATGCCGGGGACGGCAAGATCCTCGCGAGGACGAGCTCGAGGCGGGTTACCATACTCGAGCGGATGTTTGGTCGGAAATCGATCAAGGACGGTCCGGATGGGGTGGATAGGGTGAGCTCGTTAGAGCGTGCCGAGATTGCTGCTGAGCTCCTTGATACCAATTGGTCGACGAATCCGCCACGTGGTGCAAAAGCTCGTAGATCTCTCGATGAGCCTTCCAAGAGTAATTTAGAAGATCCTGTAAATGGTAATCAGGTGGAAACCTCAAAAGTGGTATCGCCGTCATGTAGCATTGATCAGGAGAAAGACATGGGCTCCTCTAATAGAGGCAGTGTGGATAGCAATTTTTTTAGTCCGCAGGGAGGAACAGATAGTTTGGGAGATGAAAACAACCATTATATACAAACAACTAGTGTCAAGGAGGAAGTTGTTGAGATTTACACGCGTGATAGCAGTGTTTCGATTGATGGTACAGACCAGGCAGGAATAGAGTCTTCATCAAATGATCCAGGTACAGATAAAATTACCAGTGAGCCCATTGATACTCAAAGTGAGAAAATTATCAGTGAGCCCATTGAAACGCAAAGTGAGAAAATTATCAGTGAGCCCATTGATACTCAAAGTGAGAAAATTATCAGTGAGCCCATTGAAACGCAAAGTGAGAAAATTATCAGTGAGCCCATTGATGCTCAAAGTGAGAAAATTATCAGTGAGCCCATTGAAGCGCAAAGTGAGAAAATTATCAGTGAGCCCATTGATACTCAAACCGAGAAAATTATCAGTGACCCCATTGAAGCGCAAAGTGAGAAAATTATCAGTGAGCCCATTGATGCTCAAACCGAGAAAATTATCAGTGAGCCCATTGAAGCGCAAAGTGAGAAAATTATCAGTGAGCCCATTGATACTCAAACCGAGAAAATTATCAGTGACCCCATTGATACTCAAAGTGAGAAAATTATCAGTGAGCCCATTGATACTCAAACCGAGGAAATTATCAGTGACCCCATTGATACTCAAAGTGAGATGTTGGATAATTTTCAAGATGACACTGGAAGGGAAATGCACACCAGGGAGGTCCTTTCCCATGTTATTTTTGAAACCCATGCTGGTGAGACAAACATTACCATTGGTAAGAGTGAGGAGATTTCACAGTTTGTCACTGTAAAAACATGCCAAGATTGTTCTGATGCAAATTCACCTGTTTATGAAACTGCAGGTTTGTCAAGTGAAATGCATGACATCTCTTCAATTACTTCTGCTCAAGATGCATGCCAAGAGAAAGTGGTCATTGTCAGCAGCTATGAGACTGTGGAGACCTCATATAATGTGCCTGATATTTTGGTTGACAAAGTTTGTCATGCTGTTGGTAACCCACTGGATGATTCTTTACAGCCCAAAGAGCAGTCGGGAGTCTCCATTGAGGAAATAGAACATGTAAGTTTTGAGGACAAACCACTGTCATATTATGGTGCTTCCAGCAATATTGAAGACATGACTAAGCTGGGTATTCAAGACCAACAGGTGCCAGTCTTTGAGGATTCCGGTTCCCAAAACTCCCAAGAATTTGTTCCAGACAAGGATATTTGTGTGGATACTGTTGTTAATGATCGTAGTGCCCATATAGTAAATGATTTAGCTTGCAATCATGATTTTGTTTTTCCTGCTGCTTCTTCCAGTGTTGAAGAGATATCAAATTATGTGCCTGATAATCATCTTCATGATGTAACAAAGGACTTCATTGTGgaaaataaaacatgcaatGGAGAGCTTAACATTTCCCTTGTCCAAACGTCAACAACGGGAGATGAGACCACAGAATGCATTTCTCCATCAGCTAATATTCCTAATAAAGTAGAACTGCAAGGTTCACAGATTATTTCTGATCTTTCTAGTTTGAGAAAGGTTGAAGCAGAAAGCACCACACTAGAAGATACTGAAAGCAGATCTAGTTCTGCTAGTGGAGTCGAAATTAAGCTTGTGCCTGAGGCTATATACGAGCCAAGGGAAGAAGCAGAAGCAGTTGTTTCATTCTCAGAGTTCGTAGAAGAAATTCAATTTCAGTTTAGTGACAGTGAAAGCTTTGCTGATCGAAAGACCACAGATGATGCTGCATCTACTAAAGAGGCAGGTGCAGTAGAACATGATGAATCTGATTGTGACACAGAACAACAGGGAGGGAATAATACAGGTCTTGGAAATAACCTGGAAAACTGTTCTGATTCATCAAGGCCTGAGACTATCCCTGTTCCTATTCCAGGAAGTGAGTTTCACTCAGATGACAATAATCTGGAGGCTAAATCTCTACCAAATCTCCGCTCTCACATACATGATCTTGAAAGGTCTGACAGTTTTCAGCTAAGCCGCTCACTACAGTCGAACGGTGAAAATAATGGGGTTGAGCCAGTCAAGAGTACAACTTCTGACTTGCCAATTCAGGAACCAGAAGATACTGGTGattcaaaagaaaattttgtCCCACCGGAGCCTACTAACAGCGCAATAGCTGATAACCTGAAAATAGATCCATTCAATCCTTGTGTGG AATTATCCCTATGCAGGCACCTGTTATCAGAAGGCATGGGAGAAGATGCTGCATGCAAAGCATTCGATGCAGAGAAG GAGGAACAATCCTTTGAACCCCAAGGTATGATAAAGGTAGAGCGAGTTGAGCCAAATGCAGCACCAGGTGGCTGGAGAATATGGCCATTTTCTTTCAAAAGGACAAGGTCTGTTAACACTGTCCAGCCAGTTTCTGAAAGCACTGAGGAGGCTTCCTCTTCCGCTCCTGTTAAAGAAGTGGAGAGAGAAAACAACAAACCCAGGGCAAAGAGGATGGAGAGAAAAGTGCGTTCGCTCACTCCAACATCTGAGGAGCTAGCATCTCTTGATCTCAGAGAGGGCAGGAACGTGGTAACATTTACCTTCTCAACTGGAATGCTTGGAAAACAGCAG GTAGATGCTCACATATATTTATGGAAATGGAATGCACGCATTGTCATTTCAGATGTTGATGGAACTATCACCAA gtCTGATGTTCTTGGCCAGTTCATGCCGCTGGTTGGTGTTGATTGGTCTCAAAATGGTGTTGCACATTTATTTTCTGCAATAAAG GAAAATGGATATCAGTTGCTTTTCTTGAGTGCGCGTGCTATTTCACAAGCTCACCTGACAAGGCAGTTTCTTTTCAACCTTAAGCAG GATGGAAAAGCTCTTCCTGATGGCCCTGTTGTGATATCTCCTGATGGGCTATTTCCATCACTTTACAGAGAAG TTATCAGACGAGCTCCTCACGAATTCAAGATCTCATGCCTAGGG GCTATCAAAGCACTATTTCCTCCTGACTCAAATCCATTCTATGCTGGATTTGGAAATAGAGATACAGATGAGCTTAGTTACCTCAAGGTTGGGATTCCTATGGGCaaaatttttattataaatccCAAG GGTGAAGTTGCGGTGAATCGTCGAGTAGATACAAAATCATACACATCCCTCCATGCTCTTGTCAATGGGATGTTCCCTCCGATATCAACGTCATCTGAGCAG GAGGACTACAATACTTGGAATTACTGGAAAATGCCGTTACCTGCTGTTGATATTTGA